In the genome of Massilia sp. UMI-21, the window TTATCCTCGGGCAGCATGTTCCCGCGGGCGTCATCGATGCCGACCTGCCGTGCGATCGCCTTGGCCGTCACTGCATTGTCGCCGGTGAGCATGATCGTCCGGATTCCCAACCCGTGAAGCTGGGCCACAGCTTCGCGACTGGTTTCACGAATGGTATCGGCCACCCCGATCACCAGCAGTGGCGACGTTTCATCGCAGAGAACAATCGCAGTCTTGCCTTCACCCTCCAGTGTCGACAGGACGCTTTCCGTCGCGGTGCTGCAGATGCCGAGCTCCTCGACCAGGCGGTGATTGCCGAGGTAGTACCATTTCCCGTCGATCCGCCCTTTCGTGCCACGGCCGGTCAAGGCCTCGAACGCGGTCACGGATGCGAGGGGAAGGTCCAGGCCCGAGTTTTGCCAGTAGCGGCTCACCGCGGTCGATACCGGATGGTCGGACCGGTCCGCGAGCGCGGCTGCGAGCTGCAGATGAGTCTGTGCATCGCCTTGCAGGGGCAACACATCCGTCACCTCGGGCTTACCCTGGGTGATCGTGCCGGTCTTGTCCAGTGCGAGCGAGCGCAGCTTGCCACCCTGCTCCAGGTAGACGCCGCCTTTGACGAGGATGCCGGCCCGCGCCGCGGCAGCCAGGCCGCTGACGACGGTGACCGGGGTCGAGATCACCAGGGCGCAGGGGCACGCGATCACCAGCAGGACGAGCGCCTTGTAAATCCATGGCATCCATTCGGCGCCCAGCATGAGCGGCGGTACGAGGGCGACTCCGAGCGCGATGGCGAACACGATGGGCGTGTAGATGCTGGAGAAGCGGTCGACGAAACGCTGCGTGGGCGCGCGGCTGCCCTGCGCGTCCTCGACCGCGCGGATGATGCGCGACAGGGTCGAGTTGCTGTGGCCCGCGGTGACACGGTATTCGAAAGAGCCGGTTTCATTGATCGTGCCGGCAAACACCTTGTCGCCGACTGTCTTTGGTACCGGCATGCTCTCACCCGTGATCGGCGCCTGGTTGACGGACGACTGACCGGTGGTCACTTCCCCGTCCAGGGCGATCCGCTCGCCCGGCGCGACACGGGCCAGGGCGCCGATCGCGACCGTGGTGGCGTCCTGTTCACTCCAGCTACCGTCGTCAAGGCGCACGCTGACCCGCTCGGGTGTCAGTGCCATCAGGCCCTGGATGGCGTTTCTCGCACGGTCGAGCGAGCGGGCCTCGATCATCTCGGCGATGGCGAAAAGGACCATCACCATTGCCGCTTCCGGCCACTGCCCGATCAGTACCGCGCCGGTCACGGCGATCGACATCAGGGCATTGATATTCAGGTTGCGGTTCTTGAGCGCGATCCAGCCTTTCTTGTATACGTTCAAGCCCGTCGTCGCGATCGCAAGCAGCGATAGCAGGATGACTGGCCACCAGTTTTCATCGCCCGTCGTCCATGCGACGATTTCGGCACCGACTGCTGCGGCCAGGCCCAGGGCAAGGACTGCATACTGCCGCTTTCGGGAGGCAGGTGGGACCGTCTCGGCTCGTCCTTGTCCCGCTGCAACGAGCACCGCCTGCATACCGATGGACGTCAGTGCATCCTGGATCGCCGCTGCCGGCCCACTATGCCTGACGACCAAACGACGCTGGACGAGATTGAAGTCGAGCTGTTCAACCTGAGCCAGGCCGGACAGCTTGTTACGGATGAGCGTCTCCTCGGTTGGGCAATCCATGTTGTCGATGCGGAAAATGGTACCGGCTGCTGAGCCGCTTTGCTCATCGGTCTGTTCAACCACCGGGTCCATGCCGACCGCCCGTACTGCTGCAAGGATCGCATGTGGATCGCCGAGGCTATGCTCCACCCGCAAGCGGCGCTGGACAAGATTGAACTCGAGCTTTCCGACGCCTGCGACGCGCCCGAGCGCTTGCCGCAGCAGTCCCTCTTCTGTCGGGCAGTCCATCTGGTCGATGCGAATGACAAGGGAACGGTCCAGGGCTGCAGATGAGGCACCCGCGGTCTCGATCGGTGCAGATTTTTCGCAACATGATTTGGTCTGGCATTCCGACATGACGACTCCTTGAGAACTGTGTATAGTTCCCATTGAACACCCTGTAGCGGGTACGGGGTCAAGCATTAAGTTAACGTACCGGGATTTCTCTTGAAAATTGGCGAATTGGCAGACCGCTCGGGCTGCTTGGTTGAAACCATCCGCTACTATGAGCGCATCGGGTTGCTTGCCCCGCCAGAGCGGTCGGCAAACAATTATCGAGCCTATAACGAGCTTCACGCTGAGCGCTTGCTGTTCATCCGGCATTGCCGCGCCTTGGACATGACACTCGATGAGATCCGGACGCTGCTCGATTTTCGCGAGGCGCCGGGAAAAAATTGCGAGAGCGTCAACGCGCTGCTCGACAAGCACATCGGGCACATCGTCGACCGTATAGCAAACCTGTCAGTACTGGAAGCGCAGCTCAGAGACCTCAGAAGCCGTTGCGTCGCCACCAACAGCACAAACCCATGTGAAATCCTGCAGGCGCTCGGCACTGCCGACGCTTGCGACGAGCCAGCAAGGCTTGGGCGCCATTGACCAGCCCTGGACTTTCCGCGCCATCACTGCATTGCCGAATCAGCGAACAGCCGGAACAATGCGCTTGACCTTCAAGTAGCTAGAAGGTGTTTAATATCAGGTTCTCGAACCTGAAGACAAGTATCCCGATATGACGTACCCCATTTGGCGTCGGCTAATCGCCTTCGTAATGTTCTGCTGCTGCGTGATCGGTACGACACACGCTAATCCCACATCATCGGAAGCAGAAGTCCGACAGCTCTGGCAGTTGCTCGATTATGTCGCCGTCGATTACGCCGGCGCGGTCCAGAACGGAGCGATTGTCAGCGAACTCGAATACGGCGAAATGCAGGAGTTCTCGACGCGCGCGCAGAACCAGGTGAAGGCATTGCCTCCGCATCCCCTGCATGCAGAACTGGCAGCTGCCACCATCAAACTAAAGCAGGCGGTCGAGCGTAAGGAGTCGCCGCAACAGGTTGCCCAGCTTGCGCGCGAGGCAAACCGTTTGCTGCTGCAGGCCTACCCCTTCCCTGTTGCGCCGCGCGCCCTGCCCGATCTGGCCCGCGGTGCGGCGCTGTACCAGGCGCAATGCGCTTCATGCCATGGAGCGGCCGGCGCCGGCGATGGGGCACTCGCGGCCAAGCTCGAACCCAAACCAATCGCATTTACCGATGAGGAAAGAGCCCGCTCGCGCTCTCTC includes:
- a CDS encoding heavy metal translocating P-type ATPase, with the protein product MSECQTKSCCEKSAPIETAGASSAALDRSLVIRIDQMDCPTEEGLLRQALGRVAGVGKLEFNLVQRRLRVEHSLGDPHAILAAVRAVGMDPVVEQTDEQSGSAAGTIFRIDNMDCPTEETLIRNKLSGLAQVEQLDFNLVQRRLVVRHSGPAAAIQDALTSIGMQAVLVAAGQGRAETVPPASRKRQYAVLALGLAAAVGAEIVAWTTGDENWWPVILLSLLAIATTGLNVYKKGWIALKNRNLNINALMSIAVTGAVLIGQWPEAAMVMVLFAIAEMIEARSLDRARNAIQGLMALTPERVSVRLDDGSWSEQDATTVAIGALARVAPGERIALDGEVTTGQSSVNQAPITGESMPVPKTVGDKVFAGTINETGSFEYRVTAGHSNSTLSRIIRAVEDAQGSRAPTQRFVDRFSSIYTPIVFAIALGVALVPPLMLGAEWMPWIYKALVLLVIACPCALVISTPVTVVSGLAAAARAGILVKGGVYLEQGGKLRSLALDKTGTITQGKPEVTDVLPLQGDAQTHLQLAAALADRSDHPVSTAVSRYWQNSGLDLPLASVTAFEALTGRGTKGRIDGKWYYLGNHRLVEELGICSTATESVLSTLEGEGKTAIVLCDETSPLLVIGVADTIRETSREAVAQLHGLGIRTIMLTGDNAVTAKAIARQVGIDDARGNMLPEDKLSAINDEVARFGTVGMVGDGINDAPALAKADIGFAMGAAGTDTAIETADVALMDDDLRKIPQFIRLSRQAAAILKQNIVAALLIKAVFLVLAIAGSATLWMAVFADMGASLLVVFNGLRLLKSREKRG
- the cadR gene encoding Cd(II)/Pb(II)-responsive transcriptional regulator, which encodes MKIGELADRSGCLVETIRYYERIGLLAPPERSANNYRAYNELHAERLLFIRHCRALDMTLDEIRTLLDFREAPGKNCESVNALLDKHIGHIVDRIANLSVLEAQLRDLRSRCVATNSTNPCEILQALGTADACDEPARLGRH